DNA sequence from the Stenotrophomonas sp. 24(2023) genome:
TACAGCAGCAGCGTGGCCAGCGATGCACCCACGGCCCAGCCCACCACGTTGCCGCGTCCATCTTCGCGCGGTGTGGCACCCGGTACGGCGCGGTGGGCCAGGGCCGGGCGCAGCATCAGCGCCGCCGGTACGGCCAGCAGCGGGACGGCCAGGAACACCCAGCGCCAGCCCAGGTGCTGCACGATCAGGCCGCTCAATGCCGGGCCGATCATCGACGGCACCACCCAGCCAGCGGAAAACGCGGCGAAGACGCGCGGCCGCAGGGCTTCGGGGTAGTAGCGGCCCACCATCACATACAACGCTACCGAGATCGCGCCGCTGCCCAGGCCCTGCAGCAGGCGCCCGGCCACCAGCATGCCCATGCGCGTGGCGAAGCCCGCCAGCAGCAGGCCCAGCACGAAACACGCCAGGCCCCACCACATGGGCCGGGCCGGGCCGCTGCGGTCGATCCAGCGGCCGGCAGCGGTCATGCCCACCACGCTGGTGGCCAGGGTGCCGCCAAAGGCCAGGGCATACAGGCGCAGGCCATCGAGCGCGGTGGCCACGGTCGGCATCGCGGCGGCGACGGCCAAGGCCTCGAACGCGAGCAGGGCGACCAGCACCACCATGCCGATGGTGGTGGTGCGGTAGGCCGGGGCCAGGATGGAATCGGTCGGTGGCGTGGCCACCGCGGTGGCTGCGGTATCGGTGTTCATGGGGGAGGGCAATGGAGGGCCGCGCTTGTCTTCCGGCGGCGAAGATCGCAGCATGGCACCTCAACCATGGTTCAGGTCAAGCGATGACGGTGCAGGAACTCAGCGTGGGCGAGGTGGCCCGGCGCAGCGG
Encoded proteins:
- a CDS encoding MFS transporter is translated as MLRSSPPEDKRGPPLPSPMNTDTAATAVATPPTDSILAPAYRTTTIGMVVLVALLAFEALAVAAAMPTVATALDGLRLYALAFGGTLATSVVGMTAAGRWIDRSGPARPMWWGLACFVLGLLLAGFATRMGMLVAGRLLQGLGSGAISVALYVMVGRYYPEALRPRVFAAFSAGWVVPSMIGPALSGLIVQHLGWRWVFLAVPLLAVPAALMLRPALAHRAVPGATPREDGRGNVVGWAVGASLATLLLYFGGQQHGTVALACMGVAVVALLVCGRRLLPAGTLQLRRGLPSVIALRGVAASAFFACEAYLPLLLQRERGLSPSWAGAVLSLGALGWFSGSWLQGHQNRGWSRQQLLRVGTVLMVVGIAATLAVLYAVVPLALSLVGWALTGFGMGMIYASLSVLTLALSPPHEQGANASALQLSEALCVATSLAVSGALFALFLEHAPHTGYVLCLAITLGLAVLASVVARRV